Proteins encoded together in one Planctopirus ephydatiae window:
- a CDS encoding serine/threonine protein kinase, with amino-acid sequence MREPPSSDLLMQLERMGISPASALAISRRVMQRLSDDLPAFDGLYLNEFVRRKLLTAWQAERIEARQTDSLFIGNYLLRRPLGQHRSPKVFEAYRITDGARVALRMIHADGNELQRIEQALQRLVAALASLTSPRQQPAKFTVDPSTIACPQEVFRMGDWGSTERPLAGTNPATLGHSSGLAVISPFVEGRPLTELLVRRGRFPAAVVQAIGHQLLQALATLESLGFSEGALRLENLRLSSSSRKIVLVDPGIGGILTPVLNLHDTPHPAVLDLAAPERFSHQAAPSAQSDLYAAGCLSWQLLAGRPPFLMGDLFQRVAAHRQRAIPDIAEIAPEVLPQQAKAIALLTQKNPSDRPASIREALELWGQGHASILSRFERSFRETVPHFDQTHPRPAVSRGLWAAAVLLVAVGVLFTATRNQWDHLWLLAIPAKAKAVQQQAATAASPETTALVPMTSGEQQTYLPLSAHTASIPGKPLPVPSSTGSLLLNESTSYEVAEISFVGDLTLEAAPGVTPQIVIGHEPLKITADTLHLRGIRFLFKPDVSLEAAARLLITLRARNLTVTDCQFILPKDPAGPARAAIAWRPPEQKDATGGVAQFERVLQSGSATLLYAAETPRKVVCSHVLQSESAGLVSLGKSTRRSEFLLQLNRCTLRGTTSWLDCQGELASQAGSTPIEIVAIDTVWLPAHEHAAILRWRTASELRADWRNAVRISGEGTILVGHPAICLWDALAGRAPQLLQEEPTSVQGVLFGEVTFAGPASEDPADSQLVDTTAPLFSAQLPGIDAQQFRRATVSQ; translated from the coding sequence GTGCGAGAACCGCCATCCAGCGATCTCCTCATGCAGCTTGAGCGGATGGGAATTTCCCCAGCCAGTGCGCTGGCGATCTCTCGTCGAGTGATGCAGCGCCTTTCGGACGACCTCCCGGCATTTGATGGCCTGTATCTTAATGAATTCGTGCGTCGCAAGCTGCTGACGGCCTGGCAGGCCGAGCGCATTGAAGCCCGGCAAACCGATTCGTTGTTCATCGGGAATTATCTTCTCAGGCGTCCTCTGGGGCAGCATCGTTCCCCCAAAGTCTTTGAAGCGTACCGCATCACAGATGGAGCGCGAGTTGCCCTGCGCATGATCCACGCTGATGGCAACGAATTGCAACGCATCGAACAGGCTTTGCAGCGACTCGTCGCAGCCCTGGCCTCGCTGACAAGTCCCCGGCAACAGCCCGCGAAATTCACCGTTGATCCTTCGACAATCGCCTGTCCTCAAGAAGTCTTTCGGATGGGTGACTGGGGTTCAACAGAACGTCCTTTAGCTGGGACAAACCCGGCAACACTGGGGCATTCCTCGGGACTAGCGGTCATCAGCCCTTTCGTGGAGGGCAGACCTTTGACGGAACTTCTGGTGCGTCGTGGCCGCTTTCCTGCAGCCGTTGTGCAAGCGATTGGCCACCAGTTGCTGCAAGCACTGGCGACACTGGAGAGTCTAGGATTTTCGGAGGGTGCCCTTCGCCTCGAAAATCTCCGTCTCTCTTCTTCCAGCAGGAAAATCGTCCTCGTCGATCCGGGGATCGGGGGGATCCTGACTCCGGTGCTGAATCTGCATGATACTCCGCACCCGGCAGTCCTGGACCTCGCGGCACCCGAGCGATTCTCGCATCAGGCAGCGCCTTCCGCTCAAAGCGATCTCTATGCAGCAGGATGTCTCAGCTGGCAACTTCTGGCAGGACGGCCACCTTTTCTGATGGGAGATCTCTTTCAACGTGTGGCGGCTCATCGGCAACGAGCCATACCGGATATTGCCGAGATTGCCCCTGAAGTTCTTCCCCAACAGGCAAAGGCGATTGCTTTACTGACACAAAAGAATCCTTCTGACCGCCCCGCTTCCATTCGCGAAGCGCTCGAACTTTGGGGCCAGGGGCATGCCAGCATCCTCAGTCGGTTCGAGAGATCGTTTCGGGAGACAGTCCCCCATTTTGATCAGACTCACCCCAGACCCGCCGTATCACGGGGATTGTGGGCTGCAGCCGTGTTGCTGGTCGCGGTGGGTGTGCTGTTCACCGCCACCCGCAACCAGTGGGATCATCTCTGGCTACTGGCCATTCCTGCCAAGGCTAAAGCTGTTCAACAACAGGCAGCCACAGCTGCTTCCCCGGAAACAACAGCTCTGGTGCCCATGACGTCTGGTGAACAGCAAACCTATCTCCCGCTTTCAGCACACACGGCGAGTATCCCGGGCAAACCTCTTCCTGTCCCGTCATCGACAGGGAGCCTGCTGCTCAATGAATCGACGAGCTATGAAGTCGCCGAGATTTCGTTTGTCGGGGATCTCACTCTTGAGGCGGCTCCAGGCGTAACACCACAGATCGTCATCGGTCACGAACCACTCAAGATCACGGCAGATACGCTGCATCTGCGAGGAATTCGTTTTCTTTTCAAGCCAGATGTTTCTCTTGAAGCCGCTGCCCGGTTACTCATCACGTTGCGTGCTCGCAATCTCACGGTAACCGATTGTCAATTCATCTTGCCGAAAGATCCTGCGGGGCCAGCCCGTGCCGCTATTGCCTGGAGACCACCCGAGCAAAAGGATGCCACTGGTGGTGTAGCCCAGTTTGAACGGGTGCTGCAATCGGGCTCGGCGACCCTGCTTTATGCTGCGGAAACACCTCGAAAGGTCGTTTGCTCCCATGTATTACAGAGCGAGTCTGCAGGGCTGGTCTCACTGGGAAAATCGACTCGTCGCAGTGAGTTTTTGCTGCAACTGAATCGCTGCACCTTGAGGGGCACAACCAGTTGGCTTGATTGTCAGGGCGAATTGGCCAGTCAGGCGGGTTCCACACCCATCGAAATTGTAGCGATTGATACCGTCTGGTTACCTGCCCATGAGCATGCCGCCATACTCCGCTGGCGAACAGCTTCGGAATTGCGCGCCGATTGGAGAAACGCTGTGCGGATTTCTGGCGAAGGGACGATCCTGGTCGGGCACCCGGCCATCTGCCTGTGGGATGCATTAGCTGGCCGGGCTCCTCAATTGCTTCAAGAGGAACCCACTTCCGTTCAGGGAGTCCTGTTTGGCGAAGTCACTTTTGCCGGGCCAGCTTCGGAAGACCCTGCCGATTCACAACTGGTCGACACCACGGCCCCGCTCTTCTCGGCTCAGCTACCCGGGATTGATGCTCAGCAGTTTCGCAGAGCCACAGTTTCGCAGTGA
- the prfB gene encoding peptide chain release factor 2 (programmed frameshift), producing the protein MDNELIAQSKELTSRILQLRDSLDYDQWQARVAEINAAMSAPDFWDHQEKAQALVTELRNVNGSLKPLQELIDGTEELAVLREFLAEDDSSASRDEMVGLLASLQEKFQQVELKAMMSRPEDPCSAYLQIQAGEGGTDASDWAAMLLRMYTRWAEDRGFETELIEISEAEEAGIRNATLAIRGEYVYGLLRGETGVHRLIRISPFDGAGRRQTSFAAVDVIPEPDDTIDIDINWEDPKIIREDIFRASGAGGQHVNKTSSAIRLTHLPTNTVVQCQNERSQHKNRSWCRKMLVAKLLQLETVKRENEAAHKRGQKSKIGFGGETIRNYVLNPEQFVKDTRTNLKVGTPMPVLDGRIDEFLEAYLRWDMAESA; encoded by the exons ATGGATAACGAACTGATTGCACAATCCAAAGAGCTGACATCTCGCATCCTCCAGCTCCGAGACTCTCTT GACTACGATCAGTGGCAGGCACGAGTAGCCGAGATCAACGCAGCGATGTCGGCACCCGATTTCTGGGATCACCAGGAGAAGGCGCAAGCACTGGTGACCGAGCTGCGCAATGTGAATGGGTCTTTAAAACCACTTCAGGAACTCATTGACGGGACTGAAGAACTGGCTGTCTTGCGGGAATTTCTGGCGGAAGATGACTCGTCAGCATCACGCGACGAAATGGTCGGCCTGCTCGCTTCCCTGCAGGAAAAATTCCAGCAGGTCGAACTCAAGGCGATGATGAGTCGCCCCGAAGACCCCTGTTCGGCTTATCTGCAGATTCAAGCTGGCGAAGGAGGAACAGATGCCTCCGACTGGGCAGCTATGCTGTTGCGGATGTATACCCGCTGGGCCGAAGACCGTGGCTTTGAGACGGAACTGATTGAAATTTCCGAGGCGGAAGAAGCCGGTATTCGCAATGCCACACTCGCCATTCGTGGCGAGTATGTTTACGGCCTGTTGCGAGGTGAGACGGGAGTTCACCGCTTGATTCGCATCAGCCCGTTCGATGGAGCCGGTCGCCGTCAGACCTCTTTCGCGGCTGTCGATGTGATCCCGGAACCGGATGACACGATTGATATCGATATCAACTGGGAAGATCCCAAGATCATCCGCGAAGATATCTTTCGCGCCAGTGGTGCGGGTGGCCAGCATGTGAATAAAACATCGTCGGCGATTCGTTTGACTCACTTGCCCACGAATACCGTGGTTCAGTGCCAGAACGAACGCAGTCAGCATAAGAATCGCTCGTGGTGCCGCAAAATGCTGGTGGCCAAGCTGCTGCAGCTTGAAACTGTCAAACGGGAAAACGAAGCCGCTCACAAACGAGGGCAAAAGTCCAAAATTGGCTTTGGTGGCGAAACGATTCGTAACTATGTCCTCAACCCGGAGCAGTTCGTTAAAGATACTCGCACCAATCTGAAAGTTGGCACACCCATGCCCGTCCTCGACGGACGCATTGACGAGTTTCTGGAAGCCTACTTACGCTGGGATATGGCTGAATCGGCGTAA
- a CDS encoding universal stress protein codes for MMIRLERILFPTDFSDFALPAQQYAAELANRLGSTLHLLNVVQDIEMISPDPASPFLLPTGQLPELMAATQENLNSLAKPLQDTGLQVVTAVRSGVPFLEILQYAEEQAIDLIVLGTHGRTGLAHVLLGSTAERITRKSPCPVLTVRPQALKAHAAQSEA; via the coding sequence ATGATGATTCGCCTGGAACGCATTCTGTTCCCGACAGATTTCAGCGATTTTGCTTTACCTGCCCAGCAATATGCCGCCGAACTGGCGAACCGGCTGGGAAGCACACTGCACCTGCTCAATGTGGTTCAAGATATCGAGATGATCTCTCCCGATCCCGCATCGCCTTTTCTGTTGCCCACGGGTCAGTTGCCAGAATTGATGGCTGCGACGCAGGAAAATCTGAATTCTCTGGCGAAACCTCTGCAGGATACTGGCCTGCAAGTGGTGACAGCCGTTCGATCGGGAGTGCCGTTTCTGGAAATCCTGCAATATGCCGAAGAGCAGGCGATCGATCTGATTGTGCTGGGAACTCATGGCCGCACGGGCTTAGCCCATGTGCTCCTCGGGAGCACTGCCGAGCGTATTACCCGCAAATCGCCATGCCCGGTCCTGACAGTCAGACCTCAGGCGCTGAAAGCTCATGCTGCCCAGAGTGAGGCGTAA
- a CDS encoding 3-keto-disaccharide hydrolase, with protein MPRIALPLLTGPASFNSLLCGTFLLSGCLYNEFEPVATPTNHAAVEAQANVAAEKATPSTTQSAAPATSTAAPAPALEVPSADGNNQLSAEDVEAGWIKLFDGHTLFGWQPNSEAQWLVSNGEIQIPEGPKGLLCTTTRFADFELRCDAWIDTTSNSGIFLRTPLKPTNPAVDCYELNICDQHPAGFTSGSLVARAKPSQTVPTAGSWHTYEAKVVGPEVTVKLDGQVIATYKDETANPLKTGFIGLQQNGGPARFRNIYLKPLGFQPLWNGQDLSGWRVVPGSAGTFEVQEKLLHVAGGRGFLETETRADNFILQFTARTLADNLNGGIFFRAMEGTEKAPSHGYEFQIHNGFKNGDRNQPLDHGTGAIFRRVSARRIVANDNDWLTGTLIADGPHFSTWVNGIQMVDWTDSRQPNVNPREGLRLEAGHFSLQGHDPTTQFDFKSIQLAPLP; from the coding sequence ATGCCTCGAATCGCCTTGCCACTTCTCACCGGGCCAGCTTCATTCAACAGCCTGCTGTGCGGAACGTTTCTTCTGAGTGGTTGCCTGTACAACGAGTTTGAGCCGGTAGCGACGCCGACCAATCATGCCGCAGTAGAAGCTCAGGCGAACGTGGCGGCTGAGAAGGCCACGCCATCGACAACCCAGTCGGCAGCACCTGCCACCTCAACGGCGGCGCCTGCCCCTGCACTCGAAGTCCCCTCGGCTGATGGGAATAACCAGCTTTCAGCCGAAGATGTTGAAGCGGGATGGATCAAGCTCTTTGATGGCCACACGCTGTTTGGCTGGCAGCCTAACTCTGAAGCCCAATGGCTCGTTTCCAACGGTGAAATCCAGATTCCCGAAGGCCCCAAAGGGTTATTGTGCACCACCACCCGCTTTGCCGATTTTGAACTGCGTTGTGATGCCTGGATTGATACGACATCCAACAGTGGCATCTTCCTGCGCACTCCACTCAAGCCCACCAACCCGGCTGTCGATTGCTACGAGTTGAACATCTGCGATCAGCACCCTGCCGGCTTTACCAGTGGCAGTCTTGTGGCCAGAGCCAAACCTTCCCAGACAGTGCCAACAGCAGGTAGCTGGCATACTTATGAGGCAAAGGTCGTGGGCCCGGAGGTGACAGTCAAGCTCGATGGTCAGGTGATCGCAACTTACAAAGATGAAACTGCCAATCCCCTCAAAACGGGCTTTATCGGCCTGCAGCAGAATGGTGGGCCGGCTCGATTTCGAAACATTTATCTCAAACCACTCGGTTTTCAGCCCCTGTGGAATGGCCAGGATCTTTCAGGTTGGCGGGTTGTGCCCGGGAGTGCCGGGACTTTTGAAGTGCAGGAAAAGTTGCTGCATGTCGCGGGTGGTCGCGGGTTTCTCGAAACCGAAACCAGGGCCGACAATTTCATTCTGCAGTTCACAGCGCGGACTCTGGCTGACAATCTCAATGGCGGCATCTTCTTCCGAGCGATGGAAGGGACCGAGAAAGCGCCGTCCCATGGTTATGAGTTCCAGATCCACAACGGGTTCAAAAATGGCGACCGCAATCAGCCGCTTGATCACGGAACGGGGGCGATCTTCCGCCGGGTTTCCGCTCGCCGCATTGTGGCCAACGATAACGACTGGCTGACGGGCACACTCATCGCGGATGGGCCACACTTTTCGACGTGGGTGAATGGAATTCAAATGGTGGACTGGACCGACAGCCGACAGCCGAACGTGAATCCCCGTGAAGGGCTGCGATTAGAAGCGGGACACTTCAGTCTGCAAGGGCATGACCCCACGACTCAGTTCGATTTCAAATCGATTCAACTGGCACCACTTCCTTGA